One part of the Bradyrhizobium sp. CB1650 genome encodes these proteins:
- a CDS encoding enoyl-CoA hydratase — MSNDMVLQQLEAGLLTITMNRPERKNALNPDMVRGLVEAARRAADDPEVRAVLLKGAGGSFCVGGDVKSMAEGRAPLPFETKLANLRRGMEVSRILHQMPKPVVAQLDGAAAGAGLSMALSCDLRIASESCKITTAFAKVGFSGDYGGTYFLTQLLGSARARELYLMSPVLSAKEAHAIGLVTKVVPDAEIDAAAHELALSLAQGPSIALGYIKRNINNAEHLALEDCFDGEAIHHTRCGDTADHKEAAKAFVEKRKPTFKGA; from the coding sequence ATGAGCAACGACATGGTCCTGCAACAGCTCGAAGCAGGCCTGCTCACCATCACCATGAACCGTCCCGAGCGAAAAAACGCGCTCAACCCGGACATGGTGCGCGGTCTGGTCGAGGCCGCGCGGCGCGCGGCCGACGATCCGGAGGTGCGTGCGGTGCTGTTGAAGGGCGCCGGCGGCAGCTTCTGTGTCGGCGGCGACGTCAAGTCGATGGCCGAGGGGCGCGCGCCGCTGCCGTTCGAGACCAAGCTCGCAAACCTGCGCCGCGGCATGGAGGTCTCTCGCATCCTGCATCAGATGCCCAAGCCCGTGGTGGCGCAGCTCGACGGCGCCGCGGCCGGCGCCGGTCTTTCGATGGCGCTGTCGTGCGATCTGCGCATCGCATCCGAGTCCTGCAAGATCACGACCGCCTTCGCCAAGGTCGGCTTTTCCGGCGACTATGGCGGCACTTATTTCCTGACCCAGCTCCTCGGCAGCGCGCGGGCGCGTGAGCTCTATCTGATGTCGCCGGTGCTGAGCGCCAAGGAGGCGCATGCGATCGGCTTGGTGACCAAGGTCGTGCCCGACGCGGAGATCGACGCCGCCGCTCACGAGCTCGCGCTGTCGCTGGCGCAGGGCCCGTCGATCGCGCTCGGCTACATCAAGCGCAACATCAACAATGCCGAGCATCTGGCGCTGGAGGATTGCTTTGACGGCGAGGCGATCCACCACACCCGCTGCGGCGACACCGCGGACCACAAGGAGGCCGCAAAGGCCTTTGTCGAGAAGCGCAAGCCGACCTTCAAGGGCGCATGA